One genomic segment of Diceros bicornis minor isolate mBicDic1 chromosome 25, mDicBic1.mat.cur, whole genome shotgun sequence includes these proteins:
- the MCHR1 gene encoding melanin-concentrating hormone receptor 1, translated as MDLEASLLPTGPNASNTSDGPDNLTSAGPPARTGSVSYINIIMPSVFGTICLLGIVGNSTVIFAVVKKSKLHWCSNVPDIFIINLSVVDLLFLLGMPFMIHQLMGNGVWHFGETMCTLITAMDANSQFTSTYILTAMAIDRYLATVHPISSTKFRKPSVATLVICLLWALSFISITPVWLYARLIPFPGGTVGCGIRLPNPDTDIYWFTLYQFFLAFALPFVVITAAYVRILQRMTSSVAPASQRSIRLRTKRVTRTAIAICLVFFVCWAPYYVLQLTQLSISRPTLTFVYLYNAAISLGYANSCLNPFVYIVLCETFRKRLVLSVKPAAQGQLRAVSNAQTADEERTESKGT; from the exons ATGGACCTGGAAGCCTCCCTGCTGCCCACCGGCCCCAATGCCAGCAACACCTCAGATGGCCCGGATAACCTTACCTCGGCCG GGCCACCTGCTCGCACAGGGAGTGTCTCCTACATCAACATCATCATGCCTTCAGTGTTCGGCACCATCTGCCTACTGGGTATCGTTGGGAACTCCACGGTCATCTTCGCGGTGGTGAAGAAGTCCAAGCTGCACTGGTGCAGCAACGTCCCCGACATCTTCATCATCAACCTCTCGGTGGTGGACCTCCTCTTTCTCCTGGGCATGCCCTTCATGATCCACCAGCTCATGGGCAATGGCGTCTGGCACTTTGGAGAGACCATGTGCACCCTCATCACTGCCATGGACGCCAACAGTCAGTTCACCAGCACCTATATCCTGACTGCCATGGCCATTGACCGCTACCTGGCCACCGTCCACCCCATCTCCTCCACTAAGTTCCGGAAGCCCTCTGTGGCCACCCTGGTGATCTGCCTCCTGTGGGCCCTCTCTTTCATCAGCATCACCCCCGTGTGGCTCTATGCCAGGCTGATCCCCTTCCCAGGGGGCACAGTGGGCTGCGGGATCCGCCTGCCCAACCCGGACACTGACATCTACTGGTTCACCCTATACCAGTTTTTCCTGGCCTTTGCCTTGCCCTTCGTTGTCATCACGGCCGCGTATGTGAGGATCCTGCAGCGCATGACATCCTCCGTGGCCCCTGCCTCGCAACGCAGCATCCGGCTGCGGACAAAGAGGGTGACCCGCACAGCGATCGCCATCTGCCTGGTCTTCTTTGTGTGCTGGGCACCCTACTACGTGCTACAGCTGACCCAGCTGTCCATCAGTCGCCCGACGCTCACCTTCGTCTACCTGTACAATGCGGCCATCAGCTTGGGCTATGCCAACAGCTGCCTCAACCCCTTCGTGTACATCGTGCTCTGTGAGACCTTCCGCAAGCGCTTGGTCCTGTCAGTGAAGCCTGCAGCCCAGGGGCAGCTTCGAGCCGTCAGCAATGCCCAGACAGCCGATGAGGAGAGGACAGAAAGCAAGGGCACCTAA